A stretch of Acidimicrobiales bacterium DNA encodes these proteins:
- the ychF gene encoding redox-regulated ATPase YchF: MERFGFVGLPNAGKSSLYNALAGGGAHAAPYAFATTDPNIGVAKVPDHRLDRLAVMSESKNVVHAAVQFTDIGGLVEGASQGEGLGNAFLSHIREVDAIVFVLRAFPDSDVPGPSDPLEHLRVVEIELALADLASAEKALDKTSRMLKGDSSLKPTVALLQTCVDHLSDGTPLYRAGMKADDRAELKEFFFLTNKPVMAVLNIGEDQIGDEDAIAAPVRAELDGAEVVPLSVQLEAEAALMDADEREEMLEALGLGEGAVPRFLTSAYHMLGLRTFLTTGEKESRAWTFRAGSTAPECAGVIHTDFQRGFIRAETIQWDELLEAGSWAAARDVGKVRSEGKDYIAQDGDVMEFRFNV; the protein is encoded by the coding sequence ATGGAGCGATTCGGATTCGTCGGCCTGCCCAACGCGGGCAAGAGCTCGCTGTACAACGCGTTGGCCGGAGGCGGAGCCCACGCCGCTCCCTACGCGTTCGCGACCACCGACCCGAACATCGGCGTGGCGAAGGTGCCGGACCACCGCCTCGACCGGCTCGCGGTGATGAGCGAGAGCAAGAACGTGGTCCACGCCGCCGTGCAGTTCACCGACATCGGCGGACTCGTGGAGGGGGCGAGCCAGGGCGAGGGCCTCGGCAACGCGTTCCTGTCACACATCCGGGAGGTCGACGCGATCGTCTTCGTGCTCCGGGCGTTCCCCGACTCCGACGTGCCGGGCCCGTCCGACCCGCTCGAACACCTCCGCGTCGTCGAGATCGAGCTGGCGCTCGCCGACCTCGCCAGCGCCGAGAAGGCGCTCGACAAGACCAGCCGCATGCTCAAGGGCGACAGCTCGCTCAAGCCGACCGTCGCCCTGCTCCAGACCTGCGTCGATCATCTCTCCGACGGCACGCCGCTCTATCGCGCCGGCATGAAAGCGGATGATCGGGCCGAGCTGAAGGAGTTCTTCTTCCTCACCAACAAGCCGGTCATGGCCGTGCTCAACATCGGTGAGGACCAGATCGGTGACGAGGACGCGATCGCCGCGCCGGTGCGGGCCGAGCTCGACGGCGCCGAAGTCGTGCCGCTGAGCGTGCAGCTCGAGGCCGAGGCCGCGCTGATGGACGCCGACGAGCGCGAGGAGATGCTCGAAGCGCTCGGTCTCGGTGAGGGAGCGGTGCCGCGATTCCTCACGTCCGCCTACCACATGCTGGGTCTGCGGACGTTCCTCACGACGGGGGAGAAGGAGAGCCGCGCCTGGACCTTCCGCGCCGGCTCGACCGCGCCGGAGTGTGCCGGCGTGATCCACACCGACTTCCAGCGCGGCTTCATCCGGGCCGAGACCATCCAGTGGGACGAACTGCTCGAGGCCGGCTCGTGGGCGGCGGCACGCGACGTCGGCAAGGTCCGCTCCGAAGGCAAGGACTACATCGCCCAGGACGGCGACGTGATGGAGTTCCGCTTCAATGTTTGA
- a CDS encoding PHP domain-containing protein, protein MEPVLALQQAIHYLDRELAPGQKVRAFQKAIDVVVEVGPAEIAARAEAGTLTDLDGIGKSTAEVIVDALNDNPDGYLSRLDERSRIPLGEGEAVLAALRGDAHAHTTWSDGGAPLRSMAETAMAVGHEWIVITDHSARLTIAHGLNEQRLVWQLDEIEALNAELAPFRILTGMEVDIFEDGSLDLADEMLERLDVVVASVHSKMKLPKPEMTKRMVTAIASPHTDILGHCTNRKLVGRGRPPSEFDAEIVFAACAQFDTAVEINCRPERQDPPEDLLELAIDWECKVAINTDAHATGQLEWQPYGADKAVRCGVPVEDIVNTWSADDVLAWTAGHAA, encoded by the coding sequence ATGGAGCCGGTCCTCGCGTTGCAACAGGCGATCCACTATCTCGACCGGGAGCTCGCGCCCGGCCAGAAGGTCCGCGCGTTCCAGAAGGCGATCGACGTCGTGGTCGAGGTCGGGCCGGCCGAGATCGCCGCCCGGGCCGAGGCGGGAACCCTCACGGACCTCGACGGCATCGGCAAGTCGACCGCCGAGGTGATCGTCGACGCGCTGAACGACAACCCCGACGGCTACCTCTCCCGACTGGACGAGCGCAGCCGCATTCCGCTCGGCGAGGGCGAAGCCGTGTTGGCGGCGCTGCGCGGCGACGCCCACGCCCACACGACCTGGTCCGACGGCGGCGCCCCGCTGCGGTCGATGGCCGAGACGGCGATGGCGGTCGGCCACGAGTGGATCGTCATCACCGACCACAGCGCCCGTCTCACCATCGCCCACGGCCTGAACGAGCAACGCCTCGTGTGGCAACTCGACGAGATCGAGGCGCTCAACGCGGAACTCGCTCCGTTTCGCATCCTGACGGGCATGGAGGTCGACATCTTCGAGGACGGCTCGCTCGACCTGGCCGACGAGATGCTCGAGCGGCTCGATGTCGTCGTCGCCAGCGTCCACTCGAAGATGAAGCTGCCGAAGCCGGAGATGACCAAGCGCATGGTCACCGCCATCGCCAGCCCCCACACCGACATCCTCGGACACTGCACGAACCGCAAGCTCGTCGGCCGGGGCCGTCCGCCATCGGAGTTCGACGCCGAGATCGTGTTCGCCGCGTGCGCCCAGTTCGACACCGCGGTCGAGATCAACTGCCGACCCGAGCGCCAGGATCCGCCCGAGGACCTCCTCGAGCTCGCGATCGACTGGGAGTGCAAGGTCGCCATCAACACCGACGCCCACGCGACGGGCCAGCTCGAGTGGCAGCCCTACGGCGCCGACAAGGCCGTGCGCTGCGGCGTTCCCGTCGAGGACATCGTCAACACCTGGTCCGCCGACGACGTCCTCGCCTGGACGGCCGGCCACGCCGCCTGA
- a CDS encoding acyl-ACP desaturase has translation MATTTDQDILESLEATAQQLLDRHLSATKEWFPHTLVPWTQAEDYEPDYEWEPNDAAIPPAVRSALFVNVLTEDNLPYYFRDIERMFGRDGAWGEWVRRWTAEEGRHGMVINTYLQATRALDPVELERARMIQVQTGAVPEPPTMAEGLAYVSLQELATRISHFNTGSMLTDEVGKKIMRRVASDENHHFLFYRDALTAVMEIDPSSAVIAMEKQTTDFAMPGVGIPGFNSHAKAIADAGIYDLAIHHDQILQPVIMRDWALESIEGLNAEAEESRARLVKYIGRVGKVGRRLAARREEKAAQLEPAPA, from the coding sequence ATGGCGACCACCACCGACCAGGACATCCTCGAGTCGCTCGAGGCCACCGCGCAACAGTTGCTCGACCGTCACCTCTCGGCGACGAAGGAGTGGTTCCCCCACACCCTCGTGCCGTGGACCCAGGCCGAGGACTACGAACCCGACTACGAGTGGGAGCCGAACGATGCGGCGATCCCGCCGGCGGTGCGCAGTGCCCTGTTCGTCAACGTGCTCACCGAGGACAACCTGCCCTACTACTTCCGCGACATCGAGCGGATGTTCGGGCGCGACGGCGCCTGGGGTGAGTGGGTCCGCCGCTGGACCGCGGAGGAGGGCCGCCACGGCATGGTGATCAACACCTACCTCCAGGCGACCCGCGCCCTCGACCCGGTCGAGCTCGAACGGGCCCGGATGATCCAGGTCCAGACCGGCGCCGTGCCCGAACCGCCCACGATGGCCGAAGGCCTGGCCTACGTGTCGCTGCAGGAACTCGCCACCCGGATCTCCCACTTCAACACCGGTTCGATGCTGACAGACGAGGTCGGCAAGAAGATCATGCGCCGCGTCGCGTCGGACGAGAACCACCACTTCCTCTTCTACCGTGACGCCCTCACCGCCGTCATGGAGATCGACCCGTCGTCCGCCGTGATCGCGATGGAGAAGCAGACGACGGACTTCGCCATGCCCGGTGTCGGCATCCCGGGATTCAACAGTCACGCGAAGGCGATCGCCGATGCGGGGATCTACGACCTCGCGATCCACCACGACCAGATCCTCCAGCCGGTCATCATGCGCGATTGGGCGCTCGAGTCGATCGAGGGACTCAACGCGGAGGCCGAGGAGTCCCGAGCCCGCCTCGTGAAGTACATCGGACGGGTCGGCAA
- a CDS encoding enoyl-CoA hydratase/isomerase family protein produces MDNGDVIDLGSPCVHAHYDEHALRVRIDRVEKRNAMTQDMYRAVKRAAILADREPDIDVLVLTGTDDVFCVGGDMGGNAIDDPTLAAEWDPTDHFPFRHLERCGAAVIAAINGLCYAGGLDIALHCDFVIAAESARFRAPEIMRGAPDVFMATRLADWVGVGNAKWIMFAMEPFDAARAREMGLVQQLVPDDDFADAVDAVVASVARGGPGSRRAIKDDINRQLRPHDFRVFQRSIMNPEMREGMTAFLEKRDPVWPRD; encoded by the coding sequence ATGGACAACGGAGACGTGATCGACCTCGGGTCGCCGTGCGTGCACGCCCACTACGACGAGCATGCGTTGCGGGTCCGCATCGACCGGGTCGAGAAGCGCAACGCGATGACCCAGGACATGTACCGGGCGGTGAAGCGCGCCGCGATCCTCGCCGACCGGGAGCCCGACATCGACGTGCTCGTCCTGACCGGCACGGACGACGTGTTCTGCGTCGGCGGCGACATGGGCGGCAATGCGATCGACGACCCGACACTGGCCGCCGAGTGGGACCCGACCGATCACTTCCCGTTCCGTCACCTCGAGCGCTGTGGCGCGGCCGTGATCGCGGCCATCAACGGCCTCTGCTATGCGGGCGGACTCGACATCGCCCTGCACTGCGACTTCGTGATCGCCGCGGAGTCGGCTCGCTTTCGGGCGCCCGAGATCATGCGGGGGGCGCCGGACGTGTTCATGGCGACGCGCCTCGCGGACTGGGTCGGTGTCGGCAACGCCAAGTGGATCATGTTCGCGATGGAACCCTTCGACGCGGCGCGGGCCCGGGAGATGGGGCTCGTGCAGCAGCTGGTGCCGGACGACGACTTCGCCGACGCGGTCGACGCCGTCGTCGCGTCGGTCGCCCGCGGCGGCCCGGGATCACGGCGGGCGATCAAGGACGACATCAACCGCCAACTGCGCCCCCACGACTTCCGGGTGTTCCAGCGCTCCATCATGAACCCCGAGATGCGCGAGGGGATGACCGCCTTTCTCGAGAAGCGCGATCCCGTCTGGCCCCGCGACTGA
- a CDS encoding amidohydrolase family protein produces MARDRWSDEIPIKFGPASNGEILVPPSTPLQREAHRRILAEADGLARRLGTTRRQFLSTVCGSALSLTVLAACSKEEQAARPGSTTSTSEPGGTFSLPPSSTTEPDAAAEVLTGTDPIIDVQTHVLDFDLSTAEPSRFFGSSFPQVDCGLDDARECFMAERFLEDLFIRSDTSAIVLSALPAYGAANPLTLEHMVQTRALVTALCGDERVFLQGQGAPHVGDVDAALAAMDVAMADHPDLVAWKVYTHNPDGFFLDDHDPDRPPLGTDFIRRAVDGGVPVVAVHKGLSGNHPAASPIDIGPAAVRHPDCSFLVYHSGLETNVAEGPFDPEAPNEGVDRLVASLRDAGVEPGANVYAELGSTWRFLMSRPDQAAHVLGKLLVACGPDNILWGTDSIWYGSPQDQIEAFRAFEITEAFQERHGYPALTAETKAKILGANAARLHGIDLGGIECAFTSEELRAARETVPTRHITLGPTERAEIVTHLASHGAW; encoded by the coding sequence ATGGCACGCGACCGCTGGTCAGACGAGATCCCGATCAAGTTCGGGCCCGCGTCGAACGGGGAGATCCTCGTACCCCCGTCCACGCCACTACAGCGTGAAGCCCACCGACGGATCCTCGCGGAGGCCGACGGGCTGGCCCGTCGCCTCGGCACCACCCGGCGCCAGTTCCTCTCCACGGTCTGCGGCAGCGCGCTGTCGTTGACCGTGCTCGCCGCCTGCTCGAAGGAGGAACAGGCGGCCCGTCCCGGGTCCACCACGTCCACCTCCGAGCCCGGGGGCACGTTCTCGCTCCCGCCGTCGTCCACGACCGAGCCGGACGCGGCAGCCGAGGTGCTCACCGGGACCGATCCGATCATCGACGTCCAGACCCACGTGCTCGACTTCGACCTTTCGACGGCCGAACCGAGTCGGTTCTTCGGGTCGAGCTTTCCGCAGGTCGACTGTGGGCTCGACGACGCCCGCGAGTGCTTCATGGCCGAACGCTTCCTCGAGGACCTCTTCATCCGCTCCGACACGAGCGCCATCGTCTTGTCGGCGCTGCCGGCGTACGGCGCGGCCAACCCTCTGACCCTCGAACACATGGTGCAGACGCGGGCGCTGGTCACGGCGTTGTGTGGCGACGAGCGGGTCTTCCTCCAGGGGCAGGGGGCGCCCCACGTGGGCGATGTCGACGCCGCCCTCGCCGCGATGGACGTGGCGATGGCCGACCATCCCGACCTCGTCGCCTGGAAGGTCTACACCCACAATCCCGACGGCTTCTTCCTCGACGACCACGACCCCGATCGTCCGCCGCTCGGCACCGACTTCATCCGTCGGGCCGTGGACGGCGGGGTGCCGGTCGTCGCCGTCCACAAGGGCCTGTCGGGGAACCATCCCGCCGCGTCCCCGATCGACATCGGGCCCGCTGCGGTCCGGCACCCGGACTGCAGCTTCCTCGTCTACCACTCCGGCCTGGAGACCAACGTCGCCGAGGGACCGTTCGATCCGGAGGCACCGAACGAGGGCGTCGACCGTCTCGTCGCGTCGCTGCGCGACGCCGGCGTGGAGCCCGGCGCCAACGTCTACGCCGAGCTCGGGTCCACGTGGCGCTTCCTGATGAGCCGCCCCGACCAGGCTGCCCACGTGCTCGGCAAGCTGCTGGTGGCCTGCGGGCCCGACAACATCCTGTGGGGCACCGACTCCATCTGGTACGGCTCGCCCCAGGACCAGATCGAGGCGTTCCGGGCCTTCGAGATCACCGAGGCGTTCCAGGAACGGCACGGCTACCCGGCGCTCACCGCCGAGACCAAGGCGAAGATCCTGGGCGCCAACGCCGCCCGCCTCCACGGCATCGATCTCGGCGGGATCGAGTGTGCCTTCACCTCAGAGGAGCTGCGGGCCGCTCGGGAGACGGTGCCCACCCGACACATCACCCTCGGTCCCACCGAACGGGCCGAGATCGTCACCCATCTGGCCTCGCACGGCGCCTGGTGA
- a CDS encoding amidohydrolase family protein: MHDLVIRGGTVVDGTGAPPATADVAIDGDTIVAVGRVDAAGRREIDADGALVTPGFVDVHTHYDGQASWDDVMMPSVNHGVTTAVMGNCGVGFAPVRPGGQAFLIELMEAIEDIPGTALAEGIRWDWETFGEYIDSLAGLHRTIDVGTTVPHAAVRAYVMGERAHEYDVTAEEISRIAEVMAAGVREGGLGVSTSRTIQHRSRHGYEPGTFSPDEELMAIGDELASVGRGLFQFVSDRAYDKHEWSWLRHLVEAGVPVTYTMAQDPGSPEAYLRMLDDDAAQSADGPLIVPQVPTRPTGLLYGLESSFHPFRAHPSYREVWDRPHAERVAMWRDPEFKARLLSEEVATKDGFINYLAHNFDMMYPLGDVPDYEPPPEASAAAVAARTGTTPQEVVYDWMGEDDGTAMVFMPLGSYVERDHEAIRKMISHPASIMGLSDGGAHCGLICDASMPTYMLTHWTRDRTRGQQLPVELVVHKQTQATARTYGIHDRGVLAPGMLADVNVIDHAGLTLHAPHMVHDLPAGGRRLLQDVEGYEATVKAGEVIVEKDRVTEARPGRTLKATDAGVIRI, translated from the coding sequence ATGCATGATCTCGTGATCCGTGGGGGAACGGTCGTCGACGGCACCGGGGCGCCCCCGGCCACCGCCGACGTCGCGATCGACGGTGACACGATCGTCGCCGTGGGCCGCGTCGACGCCGCCGGTCGGCGCGAGATCGACGCCGACGGCGCGCTGGTGACGCCGGGGTTCGTGGACGTCCACACCCACTACGACGGCCAGGCGAGCTGGGACGACGTGATGATGCCGTCCGTCAACCACGGCGTCACGACCGCCGTCATGGGCAACTGTGGGGTCGGTTTCGCGCCGGTGCGGCCCGGCGGCCAGGCGTTCCTGATCGAGCTGATGGAGGCCATCGAGGACATCCCGGGTACCGCGCTGGCCGAAGGGATCCGCTGGGACTGGGAGACGTTCGGCGAGTACATCGACTCGCTCGCCGGACTCCATCGCACGATCGACGTCGGCACCACCGTCCCGCACGCAGCCGTGCGGGCGTACGTAATGGGGGAGCGCGCCCACGAGTACGACGTGACGGCCGAGGAGATCTCCCGGATCGCCGAGGTGATGGCCGCCGGCGTGCGCGAGGGCGGGCTCGGCGTGTCCACCAGCCGGACGATCCAACACCGCTCGCGCCACGGCTACGAGCCGGGCACCTTCTCGCCCGACGAGGAGCTCATGGCGATCGGCGACGAGCTGGCGAGCGTCGGCCGCGGCCTGTTCCAGTTCGTCAGCGACCGCGCCTACGACAAGCACGAATGGTCGTGGCTCCGGCACCTGGTGGAGGCCGGCGTCCCGGTCACCTACACGATGGCGCAGGACCCCGGCAGCCCCGAGGCGTATCTGCGGATGCTCGACGACGACGCCGCCCAGAGCGCCGACGGGCCCCTGATCGTGCCCCAGGTGCCGACCCGTCCGACCGGTCTGCTCTACGGCCTGGAGTCGTCGTTCCATCCGTTCCGTGCCCATCCGTCGTACCGGGAGGTCTGGGACCGGCCCCACGCCGAACGGGTCGCGATGTGGCGCGACCCCGAGTTCAAGGCCCGGCTGCTGAGCGAGGAGGTGGCGACCAAGGACGGCTTCATCAACTATCTCGCCCACAACTTCGACATGATGTACCCGCTCGGCGACGTGCCGGACTACGAGCCGCCGCCGGAGGCGTCCGCCGCGGCCGTGGCGGCCCGCACCGGCACCACGCCCCAGGAGGTCGTCTACGACTGGATGGGCGAGGACGACGGCACGGCCATGGTCTTCATGCCGCTCGGCAGCTATGTCGAACGGGATCACGAGGCGATCCGGAAGATGATCAGCCACCCGGCCTCGATCATGGGGCTGTCGGACGGGGGCGCCCACTGCGGCCTGATCTGCGACGCCTCGATGCCCACCTACATGCTCACCCACTGGACCCGGGACCGCACCCGGGGCCAACAGCTGCCGGTGGAGCTGGTCGTCCACAAGCAGACCCAGGCGACGGCGCGGACCTACGGGATCCACGACCGCGGTGTGCTCGCGCCCGGGATGCTGGCCGACGTCAACGTGATCGACCACGCCGGGCTCACCCTCCATGCGCCCCACATGGTCCACGATCTGCCGGCCGGTGGCCGCCGCCTGCTCCAGGACGTGGAGGGCTACGAGGCCACGGTCAAGGCGGGCGAGGTGATCGTGGAGAAGGACCGGGTGACCGAAGCCCGTCCGGGTCGGACGCTCAAGGCCACCGACGCCGGGGTCATCCGCATCTGA
- a CDS encoding DUF393 domain-containing protein translates to MLVFDGDCGFCTSSARWIERRLPADARVEPWQSLDLSEIGLTEDDVQMAAYWVGDDGRVHRGHRGIGRSLIAAGGAWKVVGWALILPPISWFARLGYYVVAKYRYKLPGATDACRLPT, encoded by the coding sequence ATGTTGGTGTTCGACGGTGACTGCGGTTTCTGCACCTCGTCGGCTCGATGGATCGAGCGGCGGCTCCCGGCCGACGCGCGCGTCGAACCGTGGCAGTCCCTCGACCTGAGCGAGATCGGCCTGACCGAGGACGACGTCCAGATGGCCGCGTACTGGGTGGGCGACGACGGCCGCGTGCACCGCGGCCACCGCGGCATCGGGCGGTCCCTCATCGCGGCCGGTGGTGCCTGGAAGGTCGTCGGCTGGGCGCTGATCCTTCCGCCCATCTCCTGGTTCGCCCGGCTCGGCTACTACGTCGTCGCGAAGTACCGCTACAAGCTCCCCGGCGCCACGGACGCCTGCCGACTCCCGACCTGA